The segment GCAAGCGACCCTCGTGGGTCTCTATGGCCGGCTCGAGACGAACACCGGCATCCGCGAGACGCTGACGCAGTACCTCGCGGTCGGCACGGTGCAGGACTTCAAGGACTCCCTCGCGCGCATCCAGGCCGTGACCCCCGAGGACGTGCAGCGGGTCGCGCGGCAGTACCTGGTCAAGGAAGGCCGCAACGTGCTGCTCACCAGCCGGAAGGAAGGCGGGAAGCCGCCCGAGGGCATGCGGAGGCCGCGCCCTGCCGCCGCGCCCGAGAAGGAGGGCCAGTGATGATCCGCGGAGCGACGTTGACGATCCTCCTCGGGGCCGCGACCGCCTTCGCCCAGGAGATCCCCGACCGGCCGGAGAAGCTCCAGTTCGCCCCCATCAAATTCGAGACGCCGCGCGCGCGGGACTACAAGGCCAAGCTGCGCAACGGCATCCCGGCGTTCATTGCACAGAGCGGCAAGGAGGGCACGCCCCTCGTGCGCGTCACCGTCTCCTGGCGGGGCGGGTCCTACCTCGACCCGAAGGGCAAGGAGGGCCTCGCCGCGCTGTTCGGCTCCCAGCTCACCCAGGGCGGGACGGCGAAGCTCGAGGCGGCCAAGCTCGAGGACCGGCTGGAGGCCATGGCGGCCACGCTCACGAGCTCCTGCACGGACACGAGCTGCGGCGTCTCCCTCCAGGTGCTGGACAAGGACCTGGCGGAGGGGCTCGACCTGCTGATGCAGGCGCTCATGGAGCCCGCCTTCGCCCAGGAGCGCCTGGACCTCGCGAAGCGGCAGGCCCGCCAGCGGGTCAGCCGGCGCAACGACGACGTGACGTCGATCGCCGGCTACCAGATGAGCTACCTGCTCTTCGGCGAGGGGCACTTCGCGAGCGCCAACGACACCGTCGCCAGCCTGGAGGCGATCACCCGCGACGACCTCGTGGCCTTCCACGCGCGTCTGCTGCATCCGGCCAACCTGTTCGTGGCCGCCGCGGGCCAGTTCGACCGCAAGGCGATGGTCGATGCCCTCGACCGCACCGTGGGGACGCTCAAGGCCGGCCCTAAGGCTCGCGTCAGCCCCGCCGTCCCCGCTCCCGACTTCCGGCGCACCCCCGGCCTGTACGTCACGGACAAGGACGCTCCGCAGGCCATGATCCGCTGGGCTTTCCCCGGGATCCGCCGCACGGACCCCGACTGGCACGCGGCGTACGTGACGAACCAGATCCTGGGAGGCCGCGGGTTCACGAGCCGGCTCATGAAGCGGATCCGCTCCGACGAGGGGCTCACGTACGGCGTGTATTCGAACCTCGAGCCGGGCACGTACTGGCGCGGCGACGTCATGGGGAGCCTCCAGACGAAGAACCGCTCCGCCGCCTACGCGCTCCGGCTGGCCCTCGAGGAGATCCGCAAGCTGAAGGAGCAGGCGGTTTCGGACGACGAGCTGCGCGTGAACAGGGAGGCGATCATCGAGTCCTTCCCCAGCCAGTGGGGCTCGAAGCAGGCCGTCGCGAACCGCTTCGCGGACGAGGCCCGCGAGGGCTGGCCCGAGGATTGGTGGGCGAGCTATCGGGAGAAGATCCAGGCCGTCACCGCCGCCGACGTGCAGCGGATGGCCAGGAAGCTCTTCGACACCGACCGGATGGTGATCCTCGTCGTGGGCAAGGAATCGGAGACGGACCCCGGCGACGCGGACCACCCGGGCGCCCTGAAGGACGTGGCGCCGCTGCCGCTGAGAAACGTGCCGCTCCGCGAC is part of the Terriglobia bacterium genome and harbors:
- a CDS encoding insulinase family protein, translating into MIRGATLTILLGAATAFAQEIPDRPEKLQFAPIKFETPRARDYKAKLRNGIPAFIAQSGKEGTPLVRVTVSWRGGSYLDPKGKEGLAALFGSQLTQGGTAKLEAAKLEDRLEAMAATLTSSCTDTSCGVSLQVLDKDLAEGLDLLMQALMEPAFAQERLDLAKRQARQRVSRRNDDVTSIAGYQMSYLLFGEGHFASANDTVASLEAITRDDLVAFHARLLHPANLFVAAAGQFDRKAMVDALDRTVGTLKAGPKARVSPAVPAPDFRRTPGLYVTDKDAPQAMIRWAFPGIRRTDPDWHAAYVTNQILGGRGFTSRLMKRIRSDEGLTYGVYSNLEPGTYWRGDVMGSLQTKNRSAAYALRLALEEIRKLKEQAVSDDELRVNREAIIESFPSQWGSKQAVANRFADEAREGWPEDWWASYREKIQAVTAADVQRMARKLFDTDRMVILVVGKESETDPGDADHPGALKDVAPLPLRNVPLRDPATLKPMP